A stretch of Henckelia pumila isolate YLH828 chromosome 4, ASM3356847v2, whole genome shotgun sequence DNA encodes these proteins:
- the LOC140860555 gene encoding uncharacterized protein has translation MGVTIDEALASGSNGIYVFRAQGTIYHSIGSLLPNVNSRPRYLQMWIVDTDHEIDNRLLENQELRRELLVKIQSILDRYNPFVHVFRQIGQRHDIPSCRLIIKQQNSNQRQYCLLTASEVAAVITDNEGLENLNGRDIVVQGVNGCLTNIQDIAGYYDPLQYPLLLPYGTYGWDINSRNVDGTRLTCLDYYAFILQIRTNSASLLLRGVRLLQQYVVDNYVKIETQRLRWIRTNQHNIRSELYQGLQDCLDVGENNAGNIGHRIVLPSSFIGSPRDMYQRYQDVMTLVQTYGKPDLMLTMTCHPHWNEIKEQLLPGQQPQDRPDLITRVFRSKFEEFKKRYCRERGFRKDEFDSVVRAEIPSRTEEPHLFEAVTNHMIHGPCGLFNPNSPCMSDGICKKKFPKPFAPYTTRGNDSYPVYQRREGPPVMRTANDQVMIDNGWVVPYNPWLLMKWKMDLCTRGIMETLFL, from the exons ATGGGAGTTACCATAGATGAGGCTCTAGCAAGTGGTTCAAATGGGATTTATGTGTTTCGAGCCCAAGGTACAATATATCATTCGATTGGAAGTCTTTTGCCTAATGTAAATAGCAGGCCAAGATATCTGCAGATGTGGATTGTCGACACAGATCATGAAATAGACAACCGACTTCTAGAAAACCAAGAACTTAGACGAGAGTTGTTGGTAAAGATACAAAGTATTCTTGATCGGTACAATCCATTTGTTCATGTATTTCGACAAATTGGCCAACGTCATGACATACCTTCATGCAGACTAATCATCAAGCAACAAAATTCAAACCAACGACAATATTGTCTTCTAACAGCATCTGAAGTTGCAGCCGTTATTACAGATAATGAAGGTTTAGAAAATTTGAATGGTAGGGATATTGTAGTTCAAGGTGTCAATGGATGTCTTACAAACATTCAAGACATTGCTGGCTATTATGATCCTTTACAATATCCTCTTCTCTTGCCATATGGTACATATGGATGGGATATAAATAGTCGCAATGTCGATGGAACTCGATTGACATGCTTAGACTATTATGCCTTCATATTACAG ATACGGACAAATTCTGCATCATTATTGCTTCGTGGAGTTCGCTTACTACAACAATATGTGGTTGATAACTATGTGAAGATTGAGACACAAAGACTAAGGTGGATACGAACAAATCAACATAATATTAGATCTGAGCTTTATCAAGGACTGCAAGATTGTCTAGATGTTGGTGAAAATAATGCAG GAAATATTGGTCATCGGATTGTACTTCCTTCATCCTTCATCGGAAGTCCACGTGACATGTATCAAAGATATCAAGATGTCATGACTTTGGTCCAAACTTATGGAAAGCCAGATTTAATGCTGACAATGACATGCCATCCACATTGGAATGAAATAAAAGAGCAATTACTACCTGGACAACAACCTCAAGACCGTCCTGATTTGATAACAAGGGTTTTCAGATCAAAGTTTGAGGAATTTAAAAAAAGATATTGTCGAGAAAGGGGTTTTAGGAAAG ATGAATTCGATTCAGTTGTTCGTGCTGAAATACCATCAAGAACTGAGGAACCCCATCTTTTTGAAGCAGTTACCAACCACATGATACATGGACCATGTGGATTATTCAATCCTAATAGTCCATGCATGTCAGATGGTATTTGTAAAAAGAAATTTCCCAAACCATTTGCACCATACACTACCCGAGGAAATGATTCATACCCTGTATATCAGAGACGTGAAGGACCTCCGGTGATGAGAACCGCTAATGATCAAGTAATGATTGATAATGGTTGGGTTGTTCCATATAATCCGTGGCTCTTGATGAA ATGGAAGATGGATTTGTGCACCCGAGGCATTATGGAGACTTTATTCCTATGA
- the LOC140860554 gene encoding uncharacterized protein codes for MYPSVIRMQIHLPNQQLISFNSQEHVSDILANGGNSMTMLTEFFKMNCSPLLRGKYLYHEFPQHYRWIQNQRKWVERTGNNKVVGRIYVVSPSQGEMFYLRILLNHIRGPTSFEELMTINENMCPTFKEAAERRGLLQHDDYVRQCMQEACSIKMPSSLRRLFVSILVFCQPTRVRELWNEFHPYMSQDYGRSTSSNDYFITNKLLLEIRRLLHHYNKKFEDFDLPPISVEFFDDLPLPRIIEDELSIQISDEDLRSIQFLNSEQRMAFDSIVGCIMCNHSKLFFIDGPGGTEKTFLYRSILAHLRKNGKIVIAVATSGIAATLLPGGRTAHSRLKIPLRPTAENLCTIEKQKDLADLIRRSSAIVWDEAPMANCYAFESVNKTFQDIMENILPFGGKPMVFGGDFRQVLPVVKRGTIREQIAASISKSTFWNAVNIIHLQQNMRSAQDIEFSQLLLPIGDGLQHSVCGDFIKIPDSMIIPWEGEQSMNQLIDSIFPNMVQHVHDANYMVDRAIITPKNVDVDKINEILISKFPGEEIEYTSWDNVEEDKYNLFQEEFLNSLNPSGLPPHKIVLKVGCPIMLLRNVAPELGLCNGMRLICRNLGRNLIDAETITGPHKGTRYFLHRMPLKSEDNSGLPFELTRKQFPVRLSFALTINKAQGQTIPTVGVFLRNHVFSHGQLYVALSRGVSQDRTKLLIKDGKLERRGGVYTKNVVYKEVLLPNNQ; via the coding sequence ATGTATCCATCAGTAATCAGAATGCAAATACATTTACCAAATCAGCAGCTAATTAGTTTCAATTCACAAGAGCATGTAAGTGATATACTTGCAAATGGTGGTAACTCAATGACTATGCTGACAGAGTTCTTCAAAATGAATTGTTCTCCATTACTGAGAGGGAAGTATTTGTATCATGAATTCCCACAACATTATAGGTGGATacaaaatcaaagaaaatgGGTTGAACGAACTGGAAATAATAAGGTTGTAGGAAGGATATATGTCGTGTCACCATCTCAAGGTGAAATGTTCTATCTGCGTATTCTTTTAAACCATATCAGAGGTCCTACATCTTTTGAAGAATTAATGACCATCAATGAAAACATGTGTCCAACATTCAAAGAGGCAGCTGAACGTAGAGGACTACTACAACATGATGATTATGTTCGTCAATGTATGCAAGAAGCATGTTCTATAAAAATGCCATCATCATTACGAAGATTATTTGTCTCCATATTGGTCTTCTGTCAGCCGACACGAGTTCGAGAGCTTTGGAATGAATTTCACCCATACATGTCTCAGGATTATGGTCGATCGACTTCATCAAATGATTAtttcattacaaataaattgttgcttGAAATACGCAGATTATTACATCACTACAATAAGAAGTTTGAAGATTTTGACTTGCCACCAATAAGTGTAGAGTTTTTCGATGACTTGCCACTTCCTAGGATAATTGAAGATGAGCTTTCTATTCAAATCTCAGATGAAGATTTAAGATCTATCCAATTTCTCAATTCTGAACAAAGGATGGCCTTTGACTCTATTGTTGGATGTATTATGTGCAATCACTCAAAACTTTTTTTCATAGACGGTCCAGGAGGAACTGAGAAAACGTTTTTATATCGTTCTATATTAGCTCATCTAAGAAAGAATGGTAAGATTGTAATAGCTGTTGCAACTTCTGGAATAGCTGCAACGTTGTTACCAGGTGGAAGAACAGCTCATTCACGTCTTAAAATTCCGCTTAGACCAACGGCTGAAAACCTTTGCACAATTGAGAAGCAGAAAGATCTTGCTGATCTTATAAGACGTTCATCAGCTATAGTATGGGATGAGGCTCCAATGGCCAATTGTTATGCTTTTGAATCTGTGAACAAAACTTTTCAAGATATCATGGAAAACATATTGCCATTTGGAGGAAAACCCATGGTTTTTGGTGGAGACTTCCGTCAAGTGTTACCGGTTGTCAAGAGAGGCACAATACGGGAGCAAATTGCTGCAAGCATTTCAAAATCAACATTTTGGAATGCAGTAAATATTATACACCTTCAGCAAAATATGAGATCTGCACAAGATATTGAGTTCTCACAATTACTGTTGCCCATAGGTGATGGCTTGCAACATTCTGTGTGCGGTGATTTTATAAAAATACCGGATTCCATGATCATACCTTGGGAAGGTGAACAATCGATGAATCAGCTGATTGATTCTATTTTCCCAAATATGGTACAACATGTGCATGATGCAAACTATATGGTTGATAGAGCCATTATCACTCCCAAAAATGTTGATGTGGATAAAATTAATGAGATCCTCATTTCAAAGTTTCCTGGAGAAGAAATAGAATACACATCTTGGGACAATGTTGAGGAAGATAAATACAATCTTTTCCAAGAAGAGTTTTTAAACTCTCTTAATCCAAGTGGTTTGCCACCGCATAAAATAGTACTGAAAGTTGGTTGTCCTATTATGCTTTTGAGAAATGTGGCACCCGAACTTGGACTGTGTAACGGGATGAGGTTAATATGTCGCAATCTAGGGAGAAACCTCATCGATGCAGAGACTATAACAGGACCTCATAAGGGTACAAGATATTTTTTGCATCGAATGCCTTTAAAAAGTGAAGATAATTCCGGATTACCGTTTGAGCTGACTCGCAAACAGTTCCCTGTAAGATTGAGTTTTGCTCTCACAATAAACAAAGCTCAGGGTCAAACAATTCCAACTGTCGGTGTTTTTCTACGTAATCATGTCTTCAGCCATGGTCAATTATATGTTGCACTTTCGAGAGGAGTTTCGCAAGATCGCACAAAACTATTGATAAAAGATGGGAAATTAGAGCGACGTGGTGGTGTATATACTAAAAATGTTGTTTACAAGGAAGTACTATtaccaaataatcaataa